The DNA window TGTGACGGCTCTGAATGCGGTGTTCGAAGAAGTCGGACGTCGCCGTGTCGACAAGTTCGTGTTGCTGGGTGACCTGGTCAATTACGGCATGCGCCCGAACGAAACTGTGGACATGGTCCGTGAAATGGACGGTAAGTTTGTTGCGAAGATCTGGGGAAACCACGAAAAGGCGGTCATGGACAACGATACGACCCGTTT is part of the Fibrobacter succinogenes genome and encodes:
- a CDS encoding metallophosphoesterase; the encoded protein is MRLALLSDIHANVTALNAVFEEVGRRRVDKFVLLGDLVNYGMRPNETVDMVREMDGKFVAKIWGNHEKAVMDNDTTR